The proteins below are encoded in one region of Thermococcus peptonophilus:
- a CDS encoding aconitase X catalytic domain-containing protein, with protein sequence MYLTKEEELILAGEYGYALQKAMEILVALGDIYGADRLIPIKSAQVAGVSYKNIGDAGIEFLRDFVEAGSKVSVYTTLNPAGIGDDEFMEKQMEVLELYRKMGIEVTSTCTPYYGANLPKFGDHVAWSESSAVSFANSILGARTNREGGPSSLAAAIVGKTPNYGLHLDENRKATVVVEVQAKVKSFADYSALGYHLGKTLGNDVPYFKNLKPEKTEFLKELGAAMAATGSIALYHVEGETPEYRDAIADKLETITVEDSDLKAVRESFQDDWSEIGMILVGCPHASLPEVKEIAELLRMRGKPLKIPLFITASRAVKALADALGYTETIERYNGKIIPDSCFVVSPIKGWYSGIATNSGKSAFYFRSFGFSVRLDDVENLIKEAP encoded by the coding sequence ATGTACCTGACGAAGGAGGAGGAGCTTATTCTGGCCGGAGAGTACGGCTATGCACTGCAGAAGGCAATGGAGATACTCGTGGCTTTGGGAGACATCTACGGTGCAGACAGACTCATACCGATCAAGAGCGCCCAGGTTGCAGGGGTCTCTTACAAAAACATTGGTGATGCTGGAATTGAGTTCCTGAGGGACTTTGTAGAGGCCGGATCAAAGGTCAGCGTTTACACAACTCTCAACCCGGCAGGAATAGGCGACGACGAGTTCATGGAAAAGCAGATGGAAGTCCTTGAGCTTTACAGAAAAATGGGCATCGAGGTCACATCCACCTGCACCCCCTACTACGGCGCAAACCTCCCCAAGTTCGGGGATCATGTAGCCTGGAGCGAAAGCTCCGCCGTCAGCTTTGCAAACTCAATTCTGGGGGCAAGAACTAACCGAGAAGGCGGTCCCTCAAGCCTTGCCGCGGCAATAGTCGGTAAAACTCCAAACTACGGGTTGCATCTTGATGAAAACAGAAAAGCAACTGTGGTGGTGGAAGTTCAGGCCAAGGTGAAGAGTTTTGCCGACTACTCAGCTCTCGGTTACCACCTTGGTAAAACCCTCGGAAACGATGTCCCCTATTTCAAAAACCTGAAGCCAGAGAAGACCGAGTTCCTCAAGGAGCTTGGAGCGGCGATGGCCGCTACCGGCTCGATAGCACTCTACCACGTCGAGGGAGAGACTCCAGAGTACAGGGACGCTATAGCCGACAAGCTGGAGACGATAACCGTCGAGGACTCTGATCTAAAAGCCGTTAGAGAATCCTTCCAGGACGACTGGAGCGAAATAGGCATGATCCTTGTAGGCTGTCCCCACGCTTCCCTACCAGAGGTCAAAGAAATAGCAGAACTCCTGAGAATGCGGGGGAAGCCCCTAAAGATACCCTTGTTTATTACAGCAAGCAGGGCAGTGAAGGCTCTGGCGGATGCCCTTGGCTACACGGAAACAATCGAACGCTACAACGGGAAGATCATACCTGATTCATGCTTCGTCGTCTCTCCGATAAAGGGCTGGTACAGTGGAATAGCCACAAACAGCGGCAAGTCAGCCTTCTACTTCCGCTCCTTCGGCTTCAGCGTGAGGCTTGACGACGTCGAGAACCTGATAAAGGAGGCCCCGTGA
- a CDS encoding KEOPS complex subunit Pcc1, which translates to MEVKARVEIVWHYGDEAKARAIAEAIQVDNESMPEELKKSLNVQTRWVDGDVITKVKYSGEIDTLIKALDDIVFSVKIAEDSVEV; encoded by the coding sequence ATGGAAGTGAAGGCGAGGGTTGAAATCGTCTGGCACTACGGCGATGAAGCCAAGGCGAGGGCAATAGCTGAAGCAATCCAGGTGGACAACGAGAGCATGCCGGAGGAACTAAAGAAAAGTTTAAATGTGCAAACCCGATGGGTTGATGGAGACGTCATAACAAAGGTTAAATACTCGGGTGAGATTGACACCCTCATCAAAGCGCTCGATGACATTGTGTTTTCGGTCAAAATCGCCGAAGATAGCGTAGAGGTGTGA
- a CDS encoding LAGLIDADG family homing endonuclease: MKRINLNSSPALAYIVGVYFGDAPLLQKSNHRYGIRLKVIDKDFAEAFAKALGEIGLNPSVGFEREKTRSNRWYVEAYGKGLFTFLKGPKERLFDVARAYPREFLRGFFDSEGTVGYSSNSAKSNLFVSAANYDLDVLELCSELLDELDIHSKIYLRSPKGTPVKIRGKWYEYKQDLYEIRVYRRKSVLNYYLQVGFTIQRRQQKLAQALYELGLLNEQTQTSIYKNGLVAGGGFEPPTSGL; encoded by the coding sequence ATGAAAAGGATAAACCTCAATTCGTCTCCTGCGCTCGCATATATCGTTGGAGTTTATTTTGGCGATGCGCCCCTGCTTCAGAAGAGCAACCACAGGTACGGGATTAGATTGAAGGTTATCGACAAGGATTTTGCAGAGGCCTTCGCCAAAGCTTTAGGAGAAATCGGCCTGAACCCGTCGGTCGGTTTTGAACGAGAGAAAACGAGGAGCAACCGGTGGTACGTTGAAGCATACGGAAAGGGCCTCTTCACTTTCTTGAAGGGGCCAAAGGAGAGGCTTTTCGATGTGGCGAGGGCTTATCCTAGGGAGTTTTTGAGGGGATTCTTTGATAGCGAGGGAACTGTCGGCTATAGCTCTAATTCTGCTAAATCAAACTTGTTTGTTAGCGCTGCAAACTACGACTTGGATGTTCTTGAACTATGCTCGGAGTTGCTGGATGAGTTGGACATTCACTCCAAGATATACCTTAGGTCACCAAAGGGAACTCCTGTCAAAATACGTGGTAAATGGTATGAATACAAACAAGATTTGTATGAAATCCGTGTTTATCGGAGAAAAAGCGTGTTAAACTACTACCTCCAGGTAGGGTTCACAATCCAGAGAAGGCAACAAAAGCTGGCACAAGCCCTTTATGAGTTGGGACTACTTAATGAACAAACACAAACATCAATATACAAAAATGGCCTGGTAGCGGGGGGAGGATTTGAACCTCCGACCTCCGGGTTATGA
- the prf1 gene encoding peptide chain release factor aRF-1, with protein sequence MSHKSAEMYELKKKVEELKSYRGRATELVSLYIPAGYDINKVMQQLREEYGTAQNIKSKSTRKNVLGALERAMQHLKLYRQTPENGLALFVGNVSEQEGVSDIKLWAIVPPEPLNVRLYRCDQTFVTEPLEEMLRVKDAYGLITVEKNEATIGLLRGKRIEVIDELTSNVPGKTRAGGQSARRYERIREQETHEFMKRIGEHANKAFLPLLEKGELKGIIIGGPGPTKEEFVEGDYLHHELKKKIIGVVDISYHGEYGLRELVEKASDILKDHEAVKERQLIQEFFRHLVKDTGLIAYGEKEVRMALELGAVDKLLISEGYDKVRVRAKCNNCGWEELKTMSEQEFHVYKKQLTHCPKCGSQNITFEKWDVAEELIKMAEESGADVEIISLDTEEGQQFYKAFGGLGAILRYKIH encoded by the coding sequence ATGTCTCACAAGTCTGCCGAGATGTATGAACTCAAGAAGAAGGTTGAGGAACTGAAGAGCTATCGAGGTCGTGCAACCGAGCTCGTAAGCCTCTACATTCCTGCCGGCTACGATATAAACAAGGTCATGCAGCAGCTTAGGGAGGAGTATGGAACCGCTCAGAACATCAAGAGCAAGTCAACTCGAAAGAACGTCCTCGGCGCACTCGAAAGGGCAATGCAGCACCTCAAGCTCTACAGGCAGACTCCCGAGAACGGTCTGGCCCTTTTCGTTGGAAACGTGAGCGAGCAGGAAGGTGTGAGCGACATAAAGCTCTGGGCGATAGTTCCACCCGAGCCGCTCAACGTCAGGCTCTATCGATGTGACCAGACCTTTGTCACCGAGCCCCTTGAGGAGATGCTCCGCGTTAAGGACGCCTACGGCCTTATAACCGTCGAGAAGAACGAGGCAACAATTGGTCTCCTCCGCGGGAAGAGGATCGAGGTCATAGACGAGCTTACTTCCAACGTCCCCGGAAAGACCCGCGCCGGTGGTCAGTCCGCGAGACGTTACGAGAGGATTCGCGAGCAGGAGACCCACGAGTTTATGAAGAGGATTGGGGAGCACGCCAACAAGGCCTTCTTGCCCCTCCTTGAGAAGGGCGAGCTTAAGGGCATAATCATCGGTGGCCCGGGTCCGACAAAGGAGGAGTTCGTTGAGGGGGACTACCTCCACCACGAGCTGAAAAAGAAGATAATCGGTGTTGTGGACATCAGCTATCACGGCGAATACGGCCTCAGGGAGCTTGTTGAGAAGGCCAGCGACATCCTCAAGGATCACGAGGCAGTTAAAGAGCGCCAGCTCATCCAGGAGTTCTTCAGGCACCTCGTAAAGGACACAGGCCTGATAGCCTACGGCGAGAAGGAGGTTAGGATGGCTCTTGAGCTCGGGGCAGTTGACAAGCTCCTCATCAGCGAGGGCTACGACAAGGTTCGCGTCAGGGCGAAGTGCAACAACTGCGGCTGGGAGGAGCTCAAGACCATGAGTGAGCAGGAGTTCCACGTTTACAAGAAGCAGTTGACCCACTGTCCCAAGTGCGGAAGCCAGAACATAACCTTTGAGAAGTGGGACGTGGCGGAAGAACTAATAAAAATGG
- a CDS encoding 30S ribosomal protein S15, with product MARIHARKRGKSGSKRPPRTAPPAWVEYTAEEVEALVVKLRKEGYSTAMIGTILRDQYGIPSVKLITGKKITKILEENGLAPEIPEDLMFLIRRAVNLRKHLEQHPKDKHSRRGLQLIESKIRRLVKYYRRTGKLPAKWRYDPEQAKLLVR from the coding sequence ATGGCGAGGATACACGCGAGAAAGAGGGGTAAGTCTGGTTCAAAGAGGCCACCGAGGACCGCTCCGCCGGCATGGGTTGAGTACACGGCGGAGGAGGTCGAGGCTCTGGTTGTCAAGCTCAGGAAGGAAGGATATAGCACGGCCATGATAGGTACGATTCTTCGCGACCAGTACGGCATCCCGAGCGTCAAGCTGATAACCGGCAAGAAGATAACCAAGATACTCGAAGAGAACGGTCTCGCGCCGGAGATCCCTGAGGACCTCATGTTCCTCATCAGGAGGGCCGTCAACCTCAGGAAGCACCTCGAGCAGCACCCGAAGGACAAGCACTCAAGGAGGGGCCTTCAGCTCATCGAGAGCAAGATCAGGAGGCTCGTCAAGTACTACAGGAGAACCGGAAAGCTGCCGGCAAAGTGGCGCTACGACCCAGAGCAGGCCAAACTCCTGGTCCGCTGA
- a CDS encoding single-stranded-DNA-specific exonuclease RecJ codes for MDKEAFLERVREGAELIKMHIELGHTIRLISHRDADGITAGAILAKAVAREGGTFQLSIVKQVSEELIDQLAREKREIYVFSDLGSGSIELIEEKLNFATVVVADHHPPEKDSFSTDSHILINPVPFGANSVRDLSGSGVAYFVAREMNRKNRDMAYIAIVGAVGDMQEIDGTFHGLNIEIIEDGKELGILEVRKELRLFGRESRPLYQMLAYATNPEIPEITGDERKAIEWLRAKGFDPEMKYWQLREEEKRKLHEALLVHMIKHGAPKEAIDRLIGDVVISPLYPEGDVRHEAREFATLLNATGRLNAGTLGVAICLGDEEAYKVARKMLDDYKKEQIEARKFIIQNWNMAEEGEHAYVFYAGKNIRDTLVGIAANMAINAGLADPEKPVVVLADSEEDENLVKGSARTTEKALKKGYHLGEALREVAERLGGEGGGHAIAAGIRFPKSRIDEFIRLFNEALGRQVKKDGSEGEG; via the coding sequence GTGGATAAGGAGGCTTTTTTGGAGCGCGTTAGGGAAGGGGCCGAGTTAATCAAAATGCACATTGAGTTAGGTCACACGATAAGACTCATCTCCCACAGGGATGCGGACGGCATCACGGCCGGTGCTATTCTCGCGAAGGCCGTTGCGAGGGAAGGAGGGACATTCCAGCTCAGCATAGTCAAGCAGGTGAGTGAGGAGCTTATAGACCAGCTTGCAAGGGAGAAGAGGGAAATCTACGTTTTCAGCGACCTCGGCAGCGGCTCAATTGAACTCATCGAAGAAAAGCTGAACTTTGCCACCGTCGTCGTTGCCGACCACCACCCACCAGAAAAGGACTCGTTCTCAACTGATTCCCACATCCTCATTAACCCGGTCCCGTTTGGGGCGAACAGCGTTAGGGACTTGAGCGGCTCTGGGGTGGCTTACTTCGTAGCAAGAGAGATGAACAGGAAAAACAGGGACATGGCTTACATAGCAATCGTCGGTGCCGTTGGGGACATGCAGGAGATAGACGGGACCTTCCACGGGCTCAACATTGAAATCATAGAAGATGGAAAGGAGCTGGGCATTCTTGAAGTCAGGAAAGAGCTCAGGCTCTTTGGAAGGGAGAGCAGGCCGCTCTACCAGATGCTCGCTTATGCTACCAATCCTGAGATTCCAGAGATAACGGGAGACGAAAGGAAGGCGATAGAATGGCTTAGGGCTAAGGGCTTTGACCCGGAGATGAAGTACTGGCAGCTGAGGGAGGAAGAGAAGAGAAAGCTCCACGAGGCTCTTCTTGTTCACATGATAAAGCACGGAGCACCGAAAGAAGCAATAGACAGACTCATTGGCGATGTTGTCATAAGTCCGCTCTACCCTGAGGGGGACGTGAGGCATGAGGCGAGGGAGTTCGCAACGCTTCTCAACGCCACGGGAAGGCTGAACGCTGGAACGCTGGGAGTTGCCATCTGCCTGGGCGACGAGGAAGCCTACAAAGTCGCCAGAAAGATGCTCGATGACTACAAGAAAGAGCAGATAGAGGCGAGGAAGTTCATAATCCAGAACTGGAACATGGCTGAAGAGGGGGAACACGCCTACGTCTTCTACGCTGGCAAGAACATACGGGACACTCTCGTTGGAATAGCGGCTAATATGGCAATCAACGCCGGCCTTGCTGACCCAGAGAAACCGGTTGTGGTTCTGGCTGACAGTGAAGAGGACGAGAACCTTGTAAAGGGCTCTGCAAGAACCACGGAGAAAGCCCTGAAGAAGGGCTACCACCTCGGGGAAGCGTTGAGAGAGGTTGCTGAGAGACTTGGGGGAGAAGGCGGCGGGCACGCCATAGCCGCCGGCATACGCTTCCCGAAGAGCAGGATAGATGAATTCATCAGGCTCTTCAATGAGGCGCTTGGAAGGCAGGTGAAAAAGGATGGAAGTGAAGGCGAGGGTTGA
- a CDS encoding class III signal peptide-containing protein: MFRLKRRKGQGAIEYLFMIAAALVIILIAVRYVSQSGSQASQQGNLAQLQSQVETIKAQLQAQNKDLTSITIPYNATTGKYDPNGGSTATFDNLYKDCMKESNTISALTSEQSCQIIIDWWNSQ, from the coding sequence ATGTTCAGACTCAAGAGGAGGAAGGGCCAGGGTGCCATCGAGTACCTCTTCATGATCGCGGCCGCCCTGGTTATAATCCTGATAGCTGTGAGGTACGTCAGCCAGAGCGGAAGCCAGGCCAGCCAGCAGGGAAACCTTGCGCAGCTCCAGAGCCAAGTTGAGACAATAAAAGCCCAACTTCAGGCCCAGAACAAGGATCTCACTTCAATAACCATACCTTACAATGCAACTACTGGTAAATATGATCCAAATGGTGGGTCCACAGCTACCTTTGATAACCTCTATAAGGATTGCATGAAAGAATCAAATACCATCTCTGCTCTTACTAGTGAGCAGTCATGCCAGATTATCATTGATTGGTGGAACAGCCAGTGA
- a CDS encoding 30S ribosomal protein S3ae, whose translation MARGNPRKRAAAAKDKWKMKEWYIVYAPEFFGSKEIGLTPADDPEKVIGRVIETTLKDLTGDFTKGHVKLYFQVYDVKGQNAYTKFKGHTLARSYIRSLVRRRTTRVDGIFNITTKDGYKLRVMGMVIAYRRIQTSQERAIRKIIQDIIYKKAEELNFADFVLQSVNGQIASEIAKEARKIYPIKRAEVRKIKVLAEPSA comes from the coding sequence ATGGCAAGAGGTAACCCAAGGAAGAGGGCCGCTGCGGCTAAGGATAAGTGGAAGATGAAAGAGTGGTACATTGTTTACGCTCCCGAATTCTTCGGGAGCAAGGAGATAGGCCTCACTCCCGCTGACGACCCTGAGAAGGTTATAGGCAGGGTTATTGAAACAACTCTGAAGGACCTCACCGGCGACTTCACCAAGGGCCACGTCAAGCTCTACTTCCAGGTCTACGACGTTAAGGGCCAGAACGCTTACACCAAGTTTAAGGGCCACACCCTCGCGAGGAGCTACATAAGGAGCCTCGTCAGGAGGAGGACCACCAGGGTTGATGGAATATTCAACATCACCACCAAGGACGGCTACAAGCTCCGCGTTATGGGCATGGTCATCGCTTACAGGAGGATTCAGACCAGCCAGGAGAGGGCAATCAGGAAGATCATCCAGGACATCATCTACAAGAAGGCTGAGGAGCTCAACTTCGCTGACTTCGTTCTCCAGTCCGTCAACGGTCAGATAGCCAGCGAGATAGCCAAGGAAGCGAGGAAGATATACCCGATCAAGCGCGCCGAGGTCAGGAAGATAAAGGTTCTCGCCGAGCCTTCCGCCTGA
- a CDS encoding pro-sigmaK processing inhibitor BofA family protein gives MLELLILLFLFMAVGWIVIKLTLAIIKWLALNTIAGLLIIGLLNFLGITHVQLNLLNLLIVAIGGIPGVFIVILLSLL, from the coding sequence ATGCTGGAGCTTTTAATACTTCTTTTCCTCTTCATGGCGGTTGGATGGATTGTCATCAAGCTGACCCTGGCAATAATCAAGTGGCTGGCTCTGAACACGATAGCAGGTCTGCTGATAATCGGCCTCCTCAACTTCCTTGGCATAACTCACGTCCAGCTCAACCTCCTGAACCTTCTCATAGTGGCAATCGGCGGAATCCCTGGGGTTTTCATAGTCATCCTGCTCTCCCTTCTGTAG
- a CDS encoding site-2 protease family protein yields the protein MPRGIYECVNCGHREVLDSTEPVLEGACPKCGGDMILVGYAVGGTEAPDIRSEELGTPGPEEKEIRPEVLRELPHGLPPEVEAKLNEFYSLRFHGFDGHVAVFEVLDIYEKNFEKVLRELGNLGYWAALKKRDGRVVLFVFPAGKIPPDNPWLPWLFLVLTILSTFFAGYYLALNYIATLDHYGLPGLRNPYIIALSFSVSVMAIIGTHELGHKIAATYHGVKATMPYFIPFPNILGTLGAVIRVKSPLPTRNAAIDLGVSGPIAGFVVAVPVTVLGLKLSVLVPASLVPSTEGGIYFGTNLLFEALQRLVLNVQGDYVIFLHPVAIAGWVGILVTFLNLIPVAQLDGGHILRAFISEKAHKMITYAVALLLVGMSYLWSGWLIWAILIIFIGSAGNPGALDEVSPVSKGRIVLALVALIIFVITATPRPLWTA from the coding sequence ATGCCGAGGGGAATATACGAGTGTGTAAACTGCGGCCACAGGGAGGTTCTGGATTCCACGGAACCCGTGCTTGAGGGGGCCTGTCCCAAGTGCGGCGGCGACATGATACTGGTTGGCTATGCTGTAGGGGGGACAGAGGCCCCAGACATCCGTTCTGAAGAATTGGGCACCCCTGGCCCAGAAGAGAAGGAAATCCGTCCAGAAGTCCTAAGAGAGTTACCCCACGGTCTCCCTCCAGAGGTGGAGGCAAAGCTGAATGAGTTCTATTCCCTCAGGTTTCACGGCTTTGACGGACACGTTGCAGTCTTTGAGGTTCTTGACATCTACGAAAAAAACTTTGAGAAAGTCCTCAGGGAGCTTGGGAACCTCGGCTACTGGGCAGCCCTTAAGAAAAGGGACGGCAGAGTCGTGCTGTTCGTCTTTCCGGCGGGAAAGATACCCCCCGACAACCCCTGGCTGCCTTGGCTCTTCCTCGTGCTTACAATACTCTCGACGTTCTTCGCTGGCTACTACTTGGCGCTCAACTACATTGCCACCCTTGACCACTACGGCCTTCCGGGCCTTAGAAATCCCTACATAATCGCGCTATCCTTCTCGGTCAGCGTGATGGCCATCATAGGCACCCACGAGCTCGGCCACAAGATAGCGGCCACCTACCACGGCGTCAAGGCGACGATGCCCTACTTCATACCATTTCCCAACATCCTCGGGACGTTGGGTGCGGTAATCAGGGTAAAGTCCCCTCTGCCGACCAGAAACGCCGCCATAGACCTCGGAGTCAGCGGGCCGATAGCAGGCTTTGTAGTCGCCGTGCCAGTGACGGTGCTCGGCCTAAAGCTCTCCGTACTGGTACCTGCGAGCCTGGTGCCATCAACGGAGGGAGGTATCTACTTCGGAACCAACCTGCTCTTCGAGGCCCTCCAAAGGCTGGTACTTAACGTACAGGGCGACTACGTGATTTTCCTTCATCCCGTGGCCATAGCAGGCTGGGTTGGAATACTGGTGACGTTTCTCAACTTAATCCCGGTTGCCCAGCTCGACGGCGGCCACATCCTGAGGGCGTTCATCAGCGAAAAGGCCCACAAGATGATAACCTACGCCGTGGCCCTGCTCCTCGTTGGGATGAGCTATCTCTGGAGTGGTTGGCTGATATGGGCTATACTCATAATCTTCATAGGCTCCGCTGGAAACCCCGGGGCGCTCGACGAAGTTAGTCCTGTTTCAAAGGGCAGAATAGTTCTGGCTCTGGTTGCTCTGATAATATTCGTGATTACAGCAACTCCAAGGCCGCTCTGGACGGCTTAG
- a CDS encoding DUF126 domain-containing protein yields MKLKGRRIVGGKAEGEVIVSRKPLSFLGGVDPETGIVTDAESDIRGQSIAGKILVFPRGKGSTVGSYVIYALKKNNRAPRAIIVEEAETIVATGAIIAGIPMVDDVDVSKLRPGMKVRVDADSGEVEILEDKE; encoded by the coding sequence ATGAAGCTCAAGGGCAGGAGAATCGTTGGTGGTAAAGCCGAGGGAGAGGTAATAGTCTCCAGGAAGCCCCTCTCCTTCCTCGGCGGCGTTGATCCGGAAACTGGCATTGTCACCGACGCAGAGAGTGACATCAGAGGACAGAGCATAGCAGGTAAGATACTCGTCTTTCCTCGGGGTAAGGGCTCCACCGTTGGCTCCTATGTTATCTATGCCCTCAAGAAGAACAACAGAGCGCCGAGAGCGATAATCGTCGAAGAAGCCGAGACCATAGTCGCAACGGGTGCAATAATTGCAGGCATACCGATGGTTGACGACGTTGACGTCTCGAAGCTCAGGCCAGGGATGAAAGTCCGTGTCGATGCCGACAGCGGCGAGGTCGAAATCCTTGAGGATAAGGAGTAG